ACAATAGCTTCAAGACTTTCAGGTTCTGGTAATGAAGAAATATTCTTTCCGGTCGCTGTAATATAAGCTCTCCATTCTGACAACCATGATGAAGGaaccaaataatatttttgaccAGGATGAAGTGTAAAGCTTTTCCCAGATATTAACTTTTCATGGTTCTGTCGTTGCTTGAGTTTCACTGCTCTGAAAAGGCCATACACCGTGTAAAAGAAAATGAATGTTGGACATGAATTTGAGTGAAAAAATCCAATAATCTGATATTGATTTTCTAACTTTCGTATATTACCTAAGATTACCCTCAACAGAAGCAACATCAGACAATTCCTGGCTGCAGATTTCACATGGTTGACAATCTGATGGAAAAGTCACAACATCATCAGCCTTCCTCGCGCTGATGGTTTCATAGAGAAATAACCAGAGGCGCTCCGGTACAGATATCCGCTTTGCCCCTGGAGCGTGCTCTGGAAGAAGATGTCCATGGCAACATTGTAAAGAACTTGTTGGTCCATTATCAGCATCGGAAGTGATGTCAGCATTTTTTTTGCGCAGCCATTGAATCAACCTAGGAATAAACAGCAAAAAGATCAGCATGAGAACCTGCAGGTAGGTGATTTAATGCAACAAAAGGGGCAGCAAAGAGCAAGGCAAACATAAGACTATAACTGGCCAAGGTGTAAAAACTCGATCAAGAAAGAAGATATAATGTGGCGTGTTGGATaataattgcaaaaaaaaaattgacagtgAGTAATAACCTCTAAAAAGGTAAGGGATAACATAGAGATGGAGAGAAAAGATCATGAACATGAATCTTGCATAGACACGCTAGTCTACAGTACATCACCACAGAAGAGAATGGAGGGGCTATAAGGCGAACAGTTCACACAAAGGCAGACAGTAGATGAAGAGAATAATCCTAAGCGCACCAAAAAACTATTATCTTGCACAAATAGCTATACAAAACTAAGACTGGAAATTAAGAGAAGGATGCACTTCGCATACCATGTCTTTGAAACAAAGTAAGAAGGGCCATCTGGACTACTGCCAGCAAGTGCTGCTTCTGCGAGATTTTTTAATGATGCTTTTCGGTCACGGTAGACATCAGCGGATACTGCATTTTTTGCTCCATCCTTAAGACACTCCATGCAAAAATCATCACTGCTCAATGTTGGTCCCCCTCCATACTTGAATTTTGCAATAACAACACAAAGAATATTATTCATCAAGATATGCCAGAAGCATTAGAAATGAGTACaaaatattacattttatgACTAATATAATATAACATGCTCCAGAAAAACAGAAAAACATTACAGTTAAGCAACATGAGGCAGATGACTCTAAAAAATGCAACCAAGAAGTGGGAGAATTTATTACTTTAGAAAATAATGTCTGCCAAGCAACAGCTGATAGTCGTTTCATCGATGTGACTTTAGATGCTGCAACCTTTCCATGTTCACATTGAATTGGACCATTGTCAATGGAACTACAGAAACAAAATACAGCTGTAGTAAGGCTATATTTCAAATCAGTAAGAAATATAATACAAGCTACATTCAGCTGCGACTTAAAAGCAATTAATATTGCAGAGTCATCAACTTTCTTGTTAGGGACCCTAAGTCCTGCAAGGTGAGTAGGTGACACTGAACCCCTGCAGCACAATGGTGTGGGTGATGGCAGCTGCACCACAGAGGGAATTAGAAAGGGATAGACTAGAAACTTTGGTTTATTTCGTGCTTAAAGGGAACAACACAGCCCtgtatttaaatttaaatagcAAGTCCAGCACCTAAGAAAAGAATATGAATGTATGATGGATATAAATCAATCTGAACCAAATGATCTTGCCCCTAAATCACGTAATGCACTAATGCTAAAGAAAAAACTAATATTATCTCTATGCTACTATTGGCGTTGGCGCTGCATGCTACAGTAGCCGAGGTGCTGAAGTACTTGCAGCTGGTCCACACCCATAGCATGCAGAGGTCACATATATTGCAATGCAAACTAAGAATGTTCGTGCCAAAAGGGATCAGAGCCTATTAGATTATCATTTCATTCTAGACTTGATCAATTGATTACAGATTGTTTATGATTACTGGTTGCTCTTAGTTCTATAGGCATGTTAAGTTGTTAACTGGCCTTTGGTAAAATGCGCTAAGGATCAAATATAAGCCCAAACTTACTGAGATGCAATAAAAGCTCCTTCAGTAGTAACCCAAAGATTCAAATCCAATCACAAAAGAGAAAATTGTGATCAAAGCTGTATCTTGCGTTAAGACAATCTGATCCAAATTAAAAGAGTaagtcatttaaaaaaaaaaattggcaactAGCAACACTGATGTGAACTATAAGATCAGCCAACCCATTCCATATAGCTAACACAAACATGTAGCGTTCAATATACGAAAAACAATGATAGGTTAAAATAAATCCAGACGTAGCAGATGGGTGGTGTAGTCACAAGACTTCCATCCATTCACCATGATGGATGCCAAGTTCAGCCATAAGTTCCATGTAATGGATGTATTCAGATCTGCTTGTTGGTGATACAAATCATGTCATTGTCTGGATTAAAGACCCATCTTATATTTATCATTTAGCAAATGTTCTGGCCCTTATCGTTAACAGTACACCAATACCAAGTGGTTTTAGCAACAAGAAGCTACATTTTTCTGTAGTACTGAGACAAATACCATTTGCATATGCTATGTGATTATGAGAATAGTAAAACTTTAAAAACAAAGCATTTTGATGTAGAGGGTAACagaagaaagcaaaaaaaaagagctttCTAGAAAACTTACGAGGGAGGGGTAATGCTGTCTGCCCATTGGCGAAGCCAGTCTGTTGAAATCCAAAAATATGAATCATCCTCTGGATTAGCAGGTGCTTCCATCAGAACAGATTTTACTTCTTGACGCCTCTCTGTTATATATGCCAAGTGGCTGTCTTTCTTACTTTGGTATTCCTCGCATGATTTTACATATGATGTATTTAATTCATGAATTTCATCCAGAAAATGGTGTGGAAGTGAATCATTATTGATTTCCATAATATTATTGCTTTCAGTAGCATTTCCATCCATGCTGGTACATTTGTACATCAGCATATAAGCATCTGTGGATGAGAACATCTCCCCAACGGTGGAAATCGATGTAGCCTCCTGGTGGATATTATTATTACCATTATTATCTGTAACAGAACCTGCTGTAGAAATACCCTGGGATTTCTGATCATCTTTATTTGATGGCTTTCCTGGTTTTTCACCAAAAGGATGTGAACCAAGTTTGGAAACAGTCTCATCATCAAACTCCCACCACTGACCATTGCTTTCGTCCTTTATATGTGCCACATAGTGCCCACTATTAGCAGCGGTACCCTTATGAATCAAAATAGCAGCCAGATCATAAGTAAAACTAGATGAAGGGTTTGACAGCCATTTTCCCATATCTAGCTGTCCTGGGAAACTGAATGTTGAAGAAATCTTTTTCTTAGTTGTTGTCTGGCAATGAAACGAGTTAGACAAATTCTTGgacaaaaagagagaagaacGCATAGGACAAAAGAAATGCGAAAGTAACATATGGAAACAAAACTATGGATGAGCTTTTGGATCAAGGTATATCACCTTTGGGAGGAACACGTAACGCTTAAGCTGAAAATTAACAACAGGAGGAAGTGAGCGAACTTTTATCCAGTGAGTGGCATCCACCCTTTTCTGACACGACTCACAAAAGTATTGGTTCTCCCCATCCAGTGCTTCCTCACTAAAGTAGTCATTCATACTTTCTTCCAAATTATTTAAACCTTTAATATTCAGCTCCAGCTCATAAAAGTCTTCCATTTTTGAGGACGCTGCAGAATCCTTTCCACATGATGAGCACCTTAAGTGTATGATGATTAAACATCAGTTCTCCACAAATTACACCGGTAACTTGTCCAAAGCAGCAGTATGGAAATAACAAGGTAAAGCACAGTCAACACTGAAATACTAGAGCAATATAAAAACATATGTAATTTTACTCCATGTGACAGCTCGGACGTACAAAATGAATGATATAAGTTTTGATTGTTGTCAATACCAGAACCATAAACTGAGCATAGTCACTTTGATGTGGACAGGCTATGTGAATGCTATCTAGTAATTTTTCTTCCTACTAAGTATATGAGTTATCGATCCAATCACAAAGCCCTAGAAACCTGCCTCAGCGTATTGCTTCTCTAAGCACCAGATATAGCAAATAGGACTCCAGTTCAGAATTCATTTGTTATCAAACAAGATAACCATACAGTGCGCCTAGATTCATAAAATAAGCATCTTCGGCCAAATCTCTGTAGTGGTAGAACATTACAGAATGATTAGAAAAAACGGAGTGTATTTGTGCAAATGATAGAACAACAAACATCACGTCAAAATCTTGTTTAGTTCCCTTCcatttccaaaattcaaacctgaatcttctaaaaaaaaaaaaagtaaaaacttACTTCAAATTCATTTTCTGTACCTTGTCACGTGCGACACACTGCCGCGAAACAGATGTTGCACGATTGTTCTAGCTCCAGCGACCTTGGAGTGACTTAACGATTGTTCAAGCAGAGACAAAAACAAGGTGAGAAATTCATGGCTATCCTGCTGGACACCATTGTCTAGTTCCAACGCCTTAATAAAAGGTGCCGAATCAATGAAAGCCATTTTGCTAGAGTGCAGCTGTGCAAACAACCGAGCCAGCTGATCCAGAACAGGATGCTTCTTCAAGATGTCCGGCTCCAGAGAGAAAATGCCTGAGCGGAAGGAGGTGTTCATATAGAGGCACTGAAGTATACTGTTTGCATAACAGGTCGCGCCCAAATTAGTCAATCCAGCAGGCGTCTCAGCGCAATCACGAAGATCCTTGGATGGATTAGGACCGAGACCACGAACAATCTCTTGCGTCTTCTGCCAGAGGCCAGTTTTACGAACCCCATTGGCGGTGGGAATCAACCCACAGAAACAATTCGGGGAGTCCTTGGAGTTCCCATGGCAGCCATGGCAAAGCGGTTTCCACACCATGTAAATCTGGCGGGTATCGCTCTTTGAGATATCACCAGTGGAATGTATCTTCCTGCGAAATCGGTAGCCAAAAATAATCAGAAAAATAGCAACACAAACAATGTGACCAACCTACCGCCCACGTCTGATGAAGAAATAAGGCAATGCATACTTGAAGACAGCGGCGGAAGGGCTCTCGGCCTCATCAGCCCGTGGCCTCTTGTTCTTATTGCGAGTGTTCGGCCTGCTCATTGTACCATCAACCAGCCGCCGACTTCACCTGGGGCATGGGGGTTCGATTGAACCCCCAaaaattttggaaaataaaCTGCGCCCACGCCTTGGTGATAATGATCTTGCGCACTGGTCGATCGAAGGGTGATGGATTAGACTAGATTAGATAAGCAGGATACCGCGCAGTCAGCAAATCTGCCACAGACTGCATGATTTGACTGCTCGCATTCACAGCAAAGGAAAGTTCCCCCAACAAAACGAACCCTAGAGGAACCAGAAGCGAACAGACCAATAAGGCAAGGTTCCTTACCTAACGTCGGTGGCGAGACTCCCTCCTCCCCTATCCTCCGAGAGCTCCGCCCCCTGGCCGCCAGGCACAGCCGACCGGCGTTGGTGGCGTGTCGCTGCCTGTCGCCTGAGTCGATTAGAGTTGCTACCGTTCCAGGAAGAACGAAGAAGACCGAAGGCTTGTTGGGCCGGCCCAGCGTGCGTTATGTAGACTGTAGAGGAAGGCCAGACAGCCAATATATGTGGCAAACTTTGGATGCCCTTAATCGGCAGCAGCAGATTCATAGCATGTTTGGCAGAGTTCagctaaaaaaataatagtatacTTTTAGTTTTAAGGGTTTATGAGCTAAAGTTATGCATACATTGAGGATAGTTAGGTGAACAATCTCATTcatattttagactaaaaataatGATTTAAAATACTTTATTATAGCCTACATCCTTACAATTTGATGTGGAATTGGAAGCTGAAGTTTTGCGAAACGGGGTTTTAGAATGGAAATTAGTAGAAAGAGATGGGTATAATCGGTTAAGGTCAAGGAATAAAGAAACTTTATGCAAAGCTCACAGAGTAGTTCTCTGAGTAGAATCAGGGGAGCTCTGTTAAATAGCAGTTTTCAATTTTTAAATCTCATTGTGAAATCTGTagaagtgattctctgaaatgaattagatgttcaaagctgaaaaaaaaagtagtttCACCTAATTCACTTCCCACATATAATCACTTCCTCCACATAGTTTACCTTAGAGAATCACTTCCTGCCACAAAATCACTTTAGTCAGAGAATTactctctcaaaaaaattagatcagAGAAAGCTttaccaaacagaccctttCTTATTAGTTGATGGACTTGTAAACCTAAGGACTGTAGAAAGAGGATGGGCACATTCACAAATCCATGCATGGTTGTAGTTGCTAAAAATTCTCCACCCGGTAGAGAATAGATGACGTTTCGTAAGGAAAAATACAAACCAAGGCAAGGGTggtgttcctcttttgcccctatTAACTGATTTTGTAGAAAAATCGATACAATCTCAACTCTCACGCTTAACCCTGTTGAGGAACATctgctaccgggtgtagtcTAGAGATTCCAGCGATTAACAATCACAAAAGGAGACACAATGTAAGGGATAGTTTTCTCTTTATTTCATCTGTGTTCTGCAATAAGGGCTTTCCCCCTGTATTTATATGACAAAAACttctaagagatagaatcaatcTTCAAGAGATAAATACTTATTCTGGTGAGACCAAACTTTAAGAGATTGATACGGACACACATTCTGTTGTAAAACTTCAGGTTTCCTAAGTCTCCACATTAGACACTTTTCGCAAAATGCATATATCTTatcaaaactccccaaaaaTCTAGTGGAAAAATTTAAAAGAAAGAGTATATATCTCGTGACATGGTCACATGAATTGCCTCATTAAGAACTTtatcatgagaaacttcaggaaaactcatTTAAAGGAAAAAGAGTTCAATCCACCCAAATACTTCACATAATCTTCATGATTTACTTTGaatacttaatcttcttgactaagttTGAATTCTTCGTATCGgaaatgtgcaactctctaagctTCATCATCACAATATCACGGACACATCCTTCAAAACTAGATATAgtgagagacttagtgaataaatctgcaagattttcacatgatttGGTTTGAATTACTTTTACTTCAtccattttatgcaattcatgagcttAAAAGAATTTATGGTtaatatgcttcgttaagttgaTTTTCACATATCCTGAatgcacttgtgcaacacatgcagcattatcttcatagatggTAGAGGtattagtagtgttcaaaccaaATAATTGTTGGATGTGATTGACCACTCTTCTAGGCTAAGCGCATTCCTgtgcggcttcatataaagctattatttccgagtggttcgtcgaagtagataTAAGACTTTTTGCTTTGACGATTTCTAGAgtattgcagttccaccacataggaAAATATAGGCAGTCTGGGATTTTGATATATACGGGTCTGACAGATAACCAGCATCTGCATATACAACCAAACTTAGATCCCGATTCTTTCTATAAAACAGACTCaaatctttgctaccttgcaagtagcgtAGAATATCCTTCATGCCCTTCCAATACtttttagtgggctctgcattgtatcgtgcaagtaggtttaGTGCAAATGTTATGTCTGtcctagtgcaattagccagatactgatgatattcagatcatccacatatacagatattatgCAAAAACCAACttgggaccttcttatgaatacacaagGATAATCTGTGTTATTTGTGTAGCCTTATTTTCtgagaaattcactcaaatgaTTGTGTTGCATTCTACCTGACTATTTCAACCCATATAtcaacttcttcaattgtacgctataaaggtgtctattttttttatcctagtttggcaatggtattccttcatgtacctttatataaatattcaaatcaaggctcccataaagatatacGGTCACAACattcatcaattttattttcaactctaTATTGATTGTCATTGAGatcaaatatctaaaggtaatgtcACATATGACCagggaataggtttcttcataatcaacgtcGGTCGTTGGTTGAAACCTTGTGCAACTAGTCGTACTTTGTACCTCATAATTTCATCCTTTCACTCCTCTTACGAGCAAAAACCCATTTATATCCTACTagtttgatgtggggaggtgtgcgaCATACTGGCCCaaaaatctctcttttgttaaGGGCAACAATTCAGTTGTTATTGCATTCTGCTAGTCTTCTCAATgtgacctcattctacattcagtgaACGATGCAGGCTCAAGTTTGTGATTTATAATTATGGctattttatttgcaaaatatgTATCAACTATTGTGGTCGCTCTGTTCCAGGTTCCCCTGAATCCACATAGTTTATTGTTATTTTATCTTAGGTTGCACTTTCAGTTGCTTCTACATCTTGCTCTTTATTATTTCTTATTGTAGAAGCAAGTTcatttagtttaccagcgtcaaTTTTAGAGAGCGTATTTTAGCTGGTTTCTTCCtacgtgggaagattcaaatctggtatgcctACTTCCTTAGGTTTCATACCATCGCAAGGTATCAACTgtctcctcttctttttcttttgaggtATTTTTATGATTGTatgtggtaagctctcattccCCACTTCAGTCAGACGTCttcggctatttgggacttgaggaaccaaatttcttatccttttattatttgttggagctcctaggacaagatgagggatACCTTCTTTGAGTGCTTCCGCCCTCTCTAGTGCATTACGTGCAGGCATATACGACTTAGTcatgctcttcaaatcacaaaaatgatcaggtagattgtttgctaatttctgcaaattgataattttctgtacttcatcatttgttTCACTAATGTGAGGATCATGTGCCGTGATTCCTTCGGCCTGCGAAATAATTTCCTAACATTTTTCATataagggtatatttcctccccctaataacgaaaaattattttca
The nucleotide sequence above comes from Phragmites australis chromosome 4, lpPhrAust1.1, whole genome shotgun sequence. Encoded proteins:
- the LOC133916740 gene encoding ubiquitin carboxyl-terminal hydrolase 26-like isoform X1; translation: MSRPNTRNKNKRPRADEAESPSAAVFKKIHSTGDISKSDTRQIYMVWKPLCHGCHGNSKDSPNCFCGLIPTANGVRKTGLWQKTQEIVRGLGPNPSKDLRDCAETPAGLTNLGATCYANSILQCLYMNTSFRSGIFSLEPDILKKHPVLDQLARLFAQLHSSKMAFIDSAPFIKALELDNGVQQDSHEFLTLFLSLLEQSLSHSKVAGARTIVQHLFRGSVSHVTRCSSCGKDSAASSKMEDFYELELNIKGLNNLEESMNDYFSEEALDGENQYFCESCQKRVDATHWIKVRSLPPVVNFQLKRYVFLPKTTTKKKISSTFSFPGQLDMGKWLSNPSSSFTYDLAAILIHKGTAANSGHYVAHIKDESNGQWWEFDDETVSKLGSHPFGEKPGKPSNKDDQKSQGISTAGSVTDNNGNNNIHQEATSISTVGEMFSSTDAYMLMYKCTSMDGNATESNNIMEINNDSLPHHFLDEIHELNTSYVKSCEEYQSKKDSHLAYITERRQEVKSVLMEAPANPEDDSYFWISTDWLRQWADSITPPSSIDNGPIQCEHGKVAASKVTSMKRLSAVAWQTLFSKYGGGPTLSSDDFCMECLKDGAKNAVSADVYRDRKASLKNLAEAALAGSSPDGPSYFVSKTWLIQWLRKKNADITSDADNGPTSSLQCCHGHLLPEHAPGAKRISVPERLWLFLYETISARKADDVVTFPSDCQPCEICSQELSDVASVEGNLRAVKLKQRQNHEKLISGKSFTLHPGQKYYLVPSSWLSEWRAYITATGKNISSLPEPESLEAIVNSLICEKHSRLLQRPLDLVCKRGSIIQKTSNTDGSTMIPESDWKLFSEEWSVTPGKGIYAEIAFSKSSRDKLHGSSEAIPNMDEDLDQSLDDANDDLGARKPYVKTNPEVCEECIGERESCALVEKLNYQNEDIHVHFVRGKEAPKSIKEASKAVPVSDRRTSKRSRRTSSGNSISLKVSGSTSVYQLKLMIWESLGIVKENQKLHKGSVEIKDDFATLADNSIFPGDVLWVRDSEIYENRDIADEISEQKADILQAEEGFRGTLLTSGVSAQLCQDIAFSE
- the LOC133916740 gene encoding ubiquitin carboxyl-terminal hydrolase 26-like isoform X2, whose protein sequence is MSRPNTRNKNKRPRADEAESPSAAVFKKIHSTGDISKSDTRQIYMVWKPLCHGCHGNSKDSPNCFCGLIPTANGVRKTGLWQKTQEIVRGLGPNPSKDLRDCAETPAGLTNLGATCYANSILQCLYMNTSFRSGIFSLEPDILKKHPVLDQLARLFAQLHSSKMAFIDSAPFIKALELDNGVQQDSHEFLTLFLSLLEQSLSHSKVAGARTIVQHLFRGSVSHVTRCSSCGKDSAASSKMEDFYELELNIKGLNNLEESMNDYFSEEALDGENQYFCESCQKRVDATHWIKVRSLPPVVNFQLKRYVFLPKTTTKKKISSTFSFPGQLDMGKWLSNPSSSFTYDLAAILIHKGTAANSGHYVAHIKDESNGQWWEFDDETVSKLGSHPFGEKPGKPSNKDDQKSQGISTAGSVTDNNGNNNIHQEATSISTVGEMFSSTDAYMLMYKCTSMDGNATESNNIMEINNDSLPHHFLDEIHELNTSYVKSCEEYQSKKDSHLAYITERRQEVKSVLMEAPANPEDDSYFWISTDWLRQWADSITPPSSIDNGPIQCEHGKVAASKVTSMKRLSAVAWQTLFSKYGGGPTLSSDDFCMECLKDGAKNAVSADVYRDRKASLKNLAEAALAGSSPDGPSYFVSKTWLIQWLRKKNADITSDADNGPTSSLQCCHGHLLPEHAPGAKRISVPERLWLFLYETISARKADDVVTFPSDCQPCEICSQELSDVASVEGNLRAVKLKQRQNHEKLISGKSFTLHPGQKYYLVPSSWLSEWRAYITATGKNISSLPEPESLEAIVNSLICEKHSRLLQRPLDLVCKRGSIIQKTSNTDGSTMIPESDWKLFSEEWSVTPGKGIYAEIAFSKSSRDKLHGSSEAIPNMDEDLDQSLDDANDDLGARKPYVKTNPEAKLKPFQPSHRREYGRGKDQNLESYAPIVEVGLSSSDEFLFFSSVLLQKSEGL